One genomic window of Biomphalaria glabrata chromosome 9, xgBioGlab47.1, whole genome shotgun sequence includes the following:
- the LOC106071989 gene encoding mu-type opioid receptor-like, producing MLTLEVNFSQHVIDDPKYISDEKMTTFIIVVDILVLGVFSVTGIVSNIINMIIFVKQVLKDSMTVGLFSLAFTDFSIATLELTFSCTYLASVICPWSSVDFWALNNITLTWSICALYLTSCWITAIISLERCFCVVYPFSVKQIFTRGRCVLLIIVVYTLHISAVLPVYLVEKMEWLPFDFQANNGSVTSIQQRWIYSIAFSESTQELDIIMDITAGLFLFITPQLIVLVCSVWMAIALKLSSTVRARKDGDDHAALKSSTKYSNLTRQEKKLIKMVLFVDVLQLACNVPRITVIIYYHVVFPGLDMALVKNFSTILWTCALVINTISCFSNSLGYYFLNSLYRNMFRNLF from the coding sequence ATGTTAACTTTGGAAGTGAATTTCTCACAGCATGTCATCGATGATCCCAAGTACATCTCTGACGAGAAAATGACCACTTTTATTATTGTGGTCGACATCTTGGTGTTAGGTGTTTTTTCAGTGACGGGAATCGTCTCCAACATCATCAACATGATCATCTTCGTCAAGCAGGTTCTCAAAGACAGCATGACGGTGGGGCTCTTCTCTTTGGCTTTCACAGATTTCTCCATCGCGACCTTGGAACTGACCTTCTCCTGCACCTACCTGGCCAGTGTGATATGTCCGTGGAGCTCAGTGGACTTCTGGGCTCTTAACAATATCACTTTGACCTGGAGTATTTGTGCTCTTTACTTGACTTCCTGTTGGATAACGGCCATCATATCACTGGAGAGATGCTTCTGTGTCGTGTACCCATTTAGTGTTAAGCAAATATTCACCAGGGGGCGCTGCGTGTTGTTAATAATTGTCGTTTACACCTTACACATCTCAGCTGTACTTCCGGTTTACTTGGTAGAAAAGATGGAATGGCTACCTTTCGACTTCCAAGCTAACAATGGCTCCGTGACGTCCATTCAACAAAGGTGGATCTATTCCATAGCTTTCTCAGAATCTACACAAGAACTGGACATCATCATGGACATCACCGCTGGCTTGTTTCTGTTTATAACACCACAGCTAATTGTTCTGGTTTGTTCTGTTTGGATGGCGATCGCTCTAAAACTTTCCTCCACAGTTCGAGCTCGGAAAGACGGGGACGACCACGCAGCGTTAAAATCTAGCACAAAATATTCCAATTTAACAAGACAGGAGAAAAAGCTGATTAAGATGGTCCTATTTGTGGATGTTCTACAGTTGGCATGTAACGTCCCTAGAATAACTGTGATCATATACTATCATGTTGTGTTTCCGGGACTGGACATGGCCCTAGTGAAGAACTTTAGCACCATCCTATGGACATGCGCATTGGTCATAAACACGATTTCGTGCTTCAGTAATTCTTTGGGATATTATTTCTTAAACTCTCTGTATAGAAACAtgtttagaaatttgttttaa